From Astyanax mexicanus isolate ESR-SI-001 chromosome 16, AstMex3_surface, whole genome shotgun sequence, one genomic window encodes:
- the gatad2ab gene encoding GATA zinc finger domain containing 2Ab isoform X1: MSEEVVRQTRSQKRALERETPAALDGDTKRVKVERGELGSGKVASILNAGEVKATIKVEVQACDEPVDMSTSKSEVKKERPPTPDDVIVLSDNEPSSPCMNGISHTIKKADTEMLMKSSPEERQSIIKQLKEELRVQEAKLVLLKKLRQSQIQKESVVQKTANSTANPPPLVRGSISSSKGPLQVSSNRSSGTVIPPPLVRGGAQASKHGSIVMPPLVRGSQQIATLRQQQQQQHSGSGPPPLLLGPRTSVPNVQVQGQRIIQQGLIRVANVANTNVLVNIPQGSPTALKGSSSQSGISTNASAVNANDSPASRQAAAKLALRKQLEKTLLEIPPPKPPAPELNFLPSAANNEFIYLVGLEMVVQNLLDLAKSKQQAQQGTSAKDPYTCAQCQTDFTSRWRQEKGNNTILCEQCMSSNQKKALKAEHTNRLKAAFVKALQQEQEIEQRILQQAASPSPKTSSSSSSSSSPVVKSEQHVLVSQHYKTARASLPQQASRAVTANRYHSGTIKQSPGQLSRSMQQAVVSASSRGLSHGFSTSSQLQNAVTAAALVSRPGKHAVRAGSKGNSGSSSSSSNPAASAWRKQNSSITGVTMAYVNPSLSVHKTTSPVDRQREYLLDMIPSRSISQTTNTWKQ, encoded by the exons ATGTCTGAGGAGGTGGTGCGTCAGACTCGCAGCCAAAAGAGGGCCCTGGAACGGGAGACTCCTGCTGCCCTGGATGGAGACACTAAGAGAGTAAAGGTGGAGAGGGGAGAGCTTGGGTCAGGAAAAGTTGCCAGCATCCTGAATGCTGGCGAAGTGAAGGCCACCATTAAAGTGGAAGTACAAGCATGCGATGAACCTGTGGACATGAGCACATCCAAGAG TGAAGTGAAGAAGGAAAGGCCACCGACGCCGGATGATGTAATCGTTTTGTCTGACAACGAGCCCTCCAGTCCGTGTATGAACGGGATTAGCCACACCATCAAGAAAGCAGACACAGAAATGCTGATG AAGAGCAGTCCTGAGGAGCGCCAGAGCATTATCAAGCAGCTGAAGGAGGAGCTGCGTGTGCAGGAGGCCAAGCTGGTCCTGCTGAAGAAGCTGCGACAGAGCCAGATCCAGAAAGAGAGTGTGGTGCAGAAG ACGGCGAATTCAACAGCCAACCCTCCACCTCTAGTAAGAGGCAGCATCTCATCCAGCAAAGGACCCCTACAG GTGTCGTCTAATCGAAGCTCAGGCACAGTCATCCCTCCTCCTCTGGTCCGAGGGGGAGCGCAGGCTTCCAAACATGGCTCTATAGTGATGCCACCCTTAGTCAGAGGATCACAG CAGATAGCCACACTgcggcagcaacagcagcagcaacactcTGGCTCAGGACCTCCTCCCCTGCTGCTGGGCCCTCGCACATCTGTGCCCAACGTCCAGGTGCAGGGCCAGAGGATCATCCAGCAAGGCTTGATCCGGGTGGCTAATGTAGCCAACACCAACGTCCTGGTCAACATCCCACAG GGTTCACCTACTGCCTTGAAGGGCTCTTCTTCCCAGTCAGGCATTAGCACCAACGCCTCCGCAGTCAACGCCAATGACTCTCCGGCCAGCCGACAAGCTGCTGCCAAGCTGGCCCTGAGGAAGCAGCTCGAGAAGACCCTGTTGGAGATTCCTCCTCCAAAACCCCCTGCACCAGAGCTCAATTTCCTGCCCTCTGCTGCCAACAATGAGTTCATCTACCTAGTGGGGCTGGAGATGGTGGTGCAGAACCTTTTGGATTTGGCCAAGA GCAAACAGCAGGCACAGCAGGGCACCTCTGCGAAGGACCCATACACGTGTGCACAGTGCCAGACAGACTTCACCTCACGCTGGAGGCAGGAGAAGGGCAACAACACCATCCTGTGTGAGCAGTGCATGAGCTCCAACCAGAAGAAAGCCCTAAAGGCAGAACACACCAACCGACTAAAGGCTGCCTTCGTCAAGGCCCTGCAGCAAGAGCAGGAGATCGAGCAGCGCATCCTTCAGCAGGCTGCTTCGCCCAGCCCCAAGACCTCTtcgtcctcctcatcctcatcctcaccaGTAGTGAAGTCTGAACAGCATGTGCTGGTGTCGCAACATTATAAAACAGCTCGTGCCTCTCTGCCCCAGCAAGCCAGCAGGGCGGTGACGGCCAACCGCTACCACTCCGGCACCATCAAGCAG AGTCCAGGCCAGCTGTCGCGGAGCATGCAGCAGGCAGTGGTCAGTGCGAGCTCCCGCGGCCTGAGTCACGGCTTCTCCACGTCCTCTCAGCTGCAGAATGCTGTCACAGCCGCTGCGCTGGTCAGCAGACCAGGTAAGCATGCCGTGAGGGCGGGGTCAAAAGGCAACAgcggcagtagcagcagcagcagtaacccCGCCGCCAGTGCATGGAGGAAGCAGAACAGCAGCATCACAG GTGTCACCATGGCCTATGTCAACCCCAGCCTGTCTGTACACAAGACGACCTCTCCAGTGGACCGCCAGCGAGAGTACCTTCTGGACATGATCCCCTCACGCTCGATCTCTCAGACAACAAACACATGGAAACAATAA
- the gatad2ab gene encoding GATA zinc finger domain containing 2Ab isoform X4, which produces MSEEVVRQTRSQKRALERETPAALDGDTKRVKVERGELGSGKVASILNAGEVKATIKVEVQACDEPVDMSTSKSEVKKERPPTPDDVIVLSDNEPSSPCMNGISHTIKKADTEMLMKSSPEERQSIIKQLKEELRVQEAKLVLLKKLRQSQIQKESVVQKTANSTANPPPLVRGSISSSKGPLQVSSNRSSGTVIPPPLVRGGAQASKHGSIVMPPLVRGSQPIAVTPQQIATLRQQQQQQHSGSGPPPLLLGPRTSVPNVQVQGQRIIQQGLIRVANVANTNVLVNIPQGSPTALKGSSSQSGISTNASAVNANDSPASRQAAAKLALRKQLEKTLLEIPPPKPPAPELNFLPSAANNEFIYLVGLEMVVQNLLDLAKSKQQAQQGTSAKDPYTCAQCQTDFTSRWRQEKGNNTILCEQCMSSNQKKALKAEHTNRLKAAFVKALQQEQEIEQRILQQAASPSPKTSSSSSSSSSPVVKSEQHVLVSQHYKTARASLPQQASRAVTANRYHSGTIKQSPGQLSRSMQQAVVSASSRGLSHGFSTSSQLQNAVTAAALVSRPGKHAVRAGSKGNSGSSSSSSNPAASAWRKQNSSITGVTMAYVNPSLSVHKTTSPVDRQREYLLDMIPSRSISQTTNTWKQ; this is translated from the exons ATGTCTGAGGAGGTGGTGCGTCAGACTCGCAGCCAAAAGAGGGCCCTGGAACGGGAGACTCCTGCTGCCCTGGATGGAGACACTAAGAGAGTAAAGGTGGAGAGGGGAGAGCTTGGGTCAGGAAAAGTTGCCAGCATCCTGAATGCTGGCGAAGTGAAGGCCACCATTAAAGTGGAAGTACAAGCATGCGATGAACCTGTGGACATGAGCACATCCAAGAG TGAAGTGAAGAAGGAAAGGCCACCGACGCCGGATGATGTAATCGTTTTGTCTGACAACGAGCCCTCCAGTCCGTGTATGAACGGGATTAGCCACACCATCAAGAAAGCAGACACAGAAATGCTGATG AAGAGCAGTCCTGAGGAGCGCCAGAGCATTATCAAGCAGCTGAAGGAGGAGCTGCGTGTGCAGGAGGCCAAGCTGGTCCTGCTGAAGAAGCTGCGACAGAGCCAGATCCAGAAAGAGAGTGTGGTGCAGAAG ACGGCGAATTCAACAGCCAACCCTCCACCTCTAGTAAGAGGCAGCATCTCATCCAGCAAAGGACCCCTACAG GTGTCGTCTAATCGAAGCTCAGGCACAGTCATCCCTCCTCCTCTGGTCCGAGGGGGAGCGCAGGCTTCCAAACATGGCTCTATAGTGATGCCACCCTTAGTCAGAGGATCACAG CCCATTGCTGTGACTCCTCAGCAGATAGCCACACTgcggcagcaacagcagcagcaacactcTGGCTCAGGACCTCCTCCCCTGCTGCTGGGCCCTCGCACATCTGTGCCCAACGTCCAGGTGCAGGGCCAGAGGATCATCCAGCAAGGCTTGATCCGGGTGGCTAATGTAGCCAACACCAACGTCCTGGTCAACATCCCACAG GGTTCACCTACTGCCTTGAAGGGCTCTTCTTCCCAGTCAGGCATTAGCACCAACGCCTCCGCAGTCAACGCCAATGACTCTCCGGCCAGCCGACAAGCTGCTGCCAAGCTGGCCCTGAGGAAGCAGCTCGAGAAGACCCTGTTGGAGATTCCTCCTCCAAAACCCCCTGCACCAGAGCTCAATTTCCTGCCCTCTGCTGCCAACAATGAGTTCATCTACCTAGTGGGGCTGGAGATGGTGGTGCAGAACCTTTTGGATTTGGCCAAGA GCAAACAGCAGGCACAGCAGGGCACCTCTGCGAAGGACCCATACACGTGTGCACAGTGCCAGACAGACTTCACCTCACGCTGGAGGCAGGAGAAGGGCAACAACACCATCCTGTGTGAGCAGTGCATGAGCTCCAACCAGAAGAAAGCCCTAAAGGCAGAACACACCAACCGACTAAAGGCTGCCTTCGTCAAGGCCCTGCAGCAAGAGCAGGAGATCGAGCAGCGCATCCTTCAGCAGGCTGCTTCGCCCAGCCCCAAGACCTCTtcgtcctcctcatcctcatcctcaccaGTAGTGAAGTCTGAACAGCATGTGCTGGTGTCGCAACATTATAAAACAGCTCGTGCCTCTCTGCCCCAGCAAGCCAGCAGGGCGGTGACGGCCAACCGCTACCACTCCGGCACCATCAAGCAG AGTCCAGGCCAGCTGTCGCGGAGCATGCAGCAGGCAGTGGTCAGTGCGAGCTCCCGCGGCCTGAGTCACGGCTTCTCCACGTCCTCTCAGCTGCAGAATGCTGTCACAGCCGCTGCGCTGGTCAGCAGACCAGGTAAGCATGCCGTGAGGGCGGGGTCAAAAGGCAACAgcggcagtagcagcagcagcagtaacccCGCCGCCAGTGCATGGAGGAAGCAGAACAGCAGCATCACAG GTGTCACCATGGCCTATGTCAACCCCAGCCTGTCTGTACACAAGACGACCTCTCCAGTGGACCGCCAGCGAGAGTACCTTCTGGACATGATCCCCTCACGCTCGATCTCTCAGACAACAAACACATGGAAACAATAA
- the gatad2ab gene encoding GATA zinc finger domain containing 2Ab isoform X3, whose product MSEEVVRQTRSQKRALERETPAALDGDTKRVKVERGELGSGKVASILNAGEVKATIKVEVQACDEPVDMSTSKSEVKKERPPTPDDVIVLSDNEPSSPCMNGISHTIKKADTEMLMKSSPEERQSIIKQLKEELRVQEAKLVLLKKLRQSQIQKESVVQKTANSTANPPPLVRGSISSSKGPLQVSSNRSSGTVIPPPLVRGGAQASKHGSIVMPPLVRGSQPIAVTPQQIATLRQQQQQQHSGSGPPPLLLGPRTSVPNVQVQGQRIIQQGLIRVANVANTNVLVNIPQGSPTALKGSSSQSGISTNASAVNANDSPASRQAAAKLALRKQLEKTLLEIPPPKPPAPELNFLPSAANNEFIYLVGLEMVVQNLLDLAKSKQQAQQGTSAKDPYTCAQCQTDFTSRWRQEKGNNTILCEQCMSSNQKKALKAEHTNRLKAAFVKALQQEQEIEQRILQQAASPSPKTSSSSSSSSSPVVKSEQHVLVSQHYKTARASLPQQASRAVTANRYHSGTIKQSPGQLSRSMQQAVVSASSRGLSHGFSTSSQLQNAVTAAALVSRPGVTMAYVNPSLSVHKTTSPVDRQREYLLDMIPSRSISQTTNTWKQ is encoded by the exons ATGTCTGAGGAGGTGGTGCGTCAGACTCGCAGCCAAAAGAGGGCCCTGGAACGGGAGACTCCTGCTGCCCTGGATGGAGACACTAAGAGAGTAAAGGTGGAGAGGGGAGAGCTTGGGTCAGGAAAAGTTGCCAGCATCCTGAATGCTGGCGAAGTGAAGGCCACCATTAAAGTGGAAGTACAAGCATGCGATGAACCTGTGGACATGAGCACATCCAAGAG TGAAGTGAAGAAGGAAAGGCCACCGACGCCGGATGATGTAATCGTTTTGTCTGACAACGAGCCCTCCAGTCCGTGTATGAACGGGATTAGCCACACCATCAAGAAAGCAGACACAGAAATGCTGATG AAGAGCAGTCCTGAGGAGCGCCAGAGCATTATCAAGCAGCTGAAGGAGGAGCTGCGTGTGCAGGAGGCCAAGCTGGTCCTGCTGAAGAAGCTGCGACAGAGCCAGATCCAGAAAGAGAGTGTGGTGCAGAAG ACGGCGAATTCAACAGCCAACCCTCCACCTCTAGTAAGAGGCAGCATCTCATCCAGCAAAGGACCCCTACAG GTGTCGTCTAATCGAAGCTCAGGCACAGTCATCCCTCCTCCTCTGGTCCGAGGGGGAGCGCAGGCTTCCAAACATGGCTCTATAGTGATGCCACCCTTAGTCAGAGGATCACAG CCCATTGCTGTGACTCCTCAGCAGATAGCCACACTgcggcagcaacagcagcagcaacactcTGGCTCAGGACCTCCTCCCCTGCTGCTGGGCCCTCGCACATCTGTGCCCAACGTCCAGGTGCAGGGCCAGAGGATCATCCAGCAAGGCTTGATCCGGGTGGCTAATGTAGCCAACACCAACGTCCTGGTCAACATCCCACAG GGTTCACCTACTGCCTTGAAGGGCTCTTCTTCCCAGTCAGGCATTAGCACCAACGCCTCCGCAGTCAACGCCAATGACTCTCCGGCCAGCCGACAAGCTGCTGCCAAGCTGGCCCTGAGGAAGCAGCTCGAGAAGACCCTGTTGGAGATTCCTCCTCCAAAACCCCCTGCACCAGAGCTCAATTTCCTGCCCTCTGCTGCCAACAATGAGTTCATCTACCTAGTGGGGCTGGAGATGGTGGTGCAGAACCTTTTGGATTTGGCCAAGA GCAAACAGCAGGCACAGCAGGGCACCTCTGCGAAGGACCCATACACGTGTGCACAGTGCCAGACAGACTTCACCTCACGCTGGAGGCAGGAGAAGGGCAACAACACCATCCTGTGTGAGCAGTGCATGAGCTCCAACCAGAAGAAAGCCCTAAAGGCAGAACACACCAACCGACTAAAGGCTGCCTTCGTCAAGGCCCTGCAGCAAGAGCAGGAGATCGAGCAGCGCATCCTTCAGCAGGCTGCTTCGCCCAGCCCCAAGACCTCTtcgtcctcctcatcctcatcctcaccaGTAGTGAAGTCTGAACAGCATGTGCTGGTGTCGCAACATTATAAAACAGCTCGTGCCTCTCTGCCCCAGCAAGCCAGCAGGGCGGTGACGGCCAACCGCTACCACTCCGGCACCATCAAGCAG AGTCCAGGCCAGCTGTCGCGGAGCATGCAGCAGGCAGTGGTCAGTGCGAGCTCCCGCGGCCTGAGTCACGGCTTCTCCACGTCCTCTCAGCTGCAGAATGCTGTCACAGCCGCTGCGCTGGTCAGCAGACCAG GTGTCACCATGGCCTATGTCAACCCCAGCCTGTCTGTACACAAGACGACCTCTCCAGTGGACCGCCAGCGAGAGTACCTTCTGGACATGATCCCCTCACGCTCGATCTCTCAGACAACAAACACATGGAAACAATAA
- the gatad2ab gene encoding GATA zinc finger domain containing 2Ab isoform X2, whose translation MSEEVVRQTRSQKRALERETPAALDGDTKRVKVERGELGSGKVASILNAGEVKATIKVEVQACDEPVDMSTSKSEVKKERPPTPDDVIVLSDNEPSSPCMNGISHTIKKADTEMLMKSSPEERQSIIKQLKEELRVQEAKLVLLKKLRQSQIQKESVVQKTANSTANPPPLVRGSISSSKGPLQVSSNRSSGTVIPPPLVRGGAQASKHGSIVMPPLVRGSQIATLRQQQQQQHSGSGPPPLLLGPRTSVPNVQVQGQRIIQQGLIRVANVANTNVLVNIPQGSPTALKGSSSQSGISTNASAVNANDSPASRQAAAKLALRKQLEKTLLEIPPPKPPAPELNFLPSAANNEFIYLVGLEMVVQNLLDLAKSKQQAQQGTSAKDPYTCAQCQTDFTSRWRQEKGNNTILCEQCMSSNQKKALKAEHTNRLKAAFVKALQQEQEIEQRILQQAASPSPKTSSSSSSSSSPVVKSEQHVLVSQHYKTARASLPQQASRAVTANRYHSGTIKQSPGQLSRSMQQAVVSASSRGLSHGFSTSSQLQNAVTAAALVSRPGKHAVRAGSKGNSGSSSSSSNPAASAWRKQNSSITGVTMAYVNPSLSVHKTTSPVDRQREYLLDMIPSRSISQTTNTWKQ comes from the exons ATGTCTGAGGAGGTGGTGCGTCAGACTCGCAGCCAAAAGAGGGCCCTGGAACGGGAGACTCCTGCTGCCCTGGATGGAGACACTAAGAGAGTAAAGGTGGAGAGGGGAGAGCTTGGGTCAGGAAAAGTTGCCAGCATCCTGAATGCTGGCGAAGTGAAGGCCACCATTAAAGTGGAAGTACAAGCATGCGATGAACCTGTGGACATGAGCACATCCAAGAG TGAAGTGAAGAAGGAAAGGCCACCGACGCCGGATGATGTAATCGTTTTGTCTGACAACGAGCCCTCCAGTCCGTGTATGAACGGGATTAGCCACACCATCAAGAAAGCAGACACAGAAATGCTGATG AAGAGCAGTCCTGAGGAGCGCCAGAGCATTATCAAGCAGCTGAAGGAGGAGCTGCGTGTGCAGGAGGCCAAGCTGGTCCTGCTGAAGAAGCTGCGACAGAGCCAGATCCAGAAAGAGAGTGTGGTGCAGAAG ACGGCGAATTCAACAGCCAACCCTCCACCTCTAGTAAGAGGCAGCATCTCATCCAGCAAAGGACCCCTACAG GTGTCGTCTAATCGAAGCTCAGGCACAGTCATCCCTCCTCCTCTGGTCCGAGGGGGAGCGCAGGCTTCCAAACATGGCTCTATAGTGATGCCACCCTTAGTCAGAGGATCACAG ATAGCCACACTgcggcagcaacagcagcagcaacactcTGGCTCAGGACCTCCTCCCCTGCTGCTGGGCCCTCGCACATCTGTGCCCAACGTCCAGGTGCAGGGCCAGAGGATCATCCAGCAAGGCTTGATCCGGGTGGCTAATGTAGCCAACACCAACGTCCTGGTCAACATCCCACAG GGTTCACCTACTGCCTTGAAGGGCTCTTCTTCCCAGTCAGGCATTAGCACCAACGCCTCCGCAGTCAACGCCAATGACTCTCCGGCCAGCCGACAAGCTGCTGCCAAGCTGGCCCTGAGGAAGCAGCTCGAGAAGACCCTGTTGGAGATTCCTCCTCCAAAACCCCCTGCACCAGAGCTCAATTTCCTGCCCTCTGCTGCCAACAATGAGTTCATCTACCTAGTGGGGCTGGAGATGGTGGTGCAGAACCTTTTGGATTTGGCCAAGA GCAAACAGCAGGCACAGCAGGGCACCTCTGCGAAGGACCCATACACGTGTGCACAGTGCCAGACAGACTTCACCTCACGCTGGAGGCAGGAGAAGGGCAACAACACCATCCTGTGTGAGCAGTGCATGAGCTCCAACCAGAAGAAAGCCCTAAAGGCAGAACACACCAACCGACTAAAGGCTGCCTTCGTCAAGGCCCTGCAGCAAGAGCAGGAGATCGAGCAGCGCATCCTTCAGCAGGCTGCTTCGCCCAGCCCCAAGACCTCTtcgtcctcctcatcctcatcctcaccaGTAGTGAAGTCTGAACAGCATGTGCTGGTGTCGCAACATTATAAAACAGCTCGTGCCTCTCTGCCCCAGCAAGCCAGCAGGGCGGTGACGGCCAACCGCTACCACTCCGGCACCATCAAGCAG AGTCCAGGCCAGCTGTCGCGGAGCATGCAGCAGGCAGTGGTCAGTGCGAGCTCCCGCGGCCTGAGTCACGGCTTCTCCACGTCCTCTCAGCTGCAGAATGCTGTCACAGCCGCTGCGCTGGTCAGCAGACCAGGTAAGCATGCCGTGAGGGCGGGGTCAAAAGGCAACAgcggcagtagcagcagcagcagtaacccCGCCGCCAGTGCATGGAGGAAGCAGAACAGCAGCATCACAG GTGTCACCATGGCCTATGTCAACCCCAGCCTGTCTGTACACAAGACGACCTCTCCAGTGGACCGCCAGCGAGAGTACCTTCTGGACATGATCCCCTCACGCTCGATCTCTCAGACAACAAACACATGGAAACAATAA